The Streptomyces sp. NL15-2K genome contains a region encoding:
- a CDS encoding MoaD/ThiS family protein yields the protein MPKVTVRYWAAAKAAAGIAEEPFDADTLAEALDGVRGRHPGELVRVLRRCSFLVDGDPVGTRGHETVRLADGGTVEVLPPFAGG from the coding sequence ATGCCAAAGGTCACGGTGCGCTACTGGGCCGCCGCGAAGGCCGCGGCCGGGATCGCCGAGGAGCCGTTCGACGCGGACACGCTCGCCGAGGCGCTCGACGGGGTGCGCGGGCGACACCCCGGTGAACTGGTCCGTGTCCTGCGGCGATGCTCGTTCCTCGTCGACGGTGACCCCGTGGGCACCCGCGGACATGAGACGGTACGGCTGGCCGACGGCGGCACGGTCGAGGTGCTCCCGCCGTTCGCAGGAGGGTGA
- a CDS encoding alpha/beta hydrolase, producing the protein MSTTPAGHVARSTIRPHSETSRSTPIRTFLHTTDGVTIDSVYDPGDVVYDASRPPARDLVFVIAHGFTGDVDRPHVRRVVRAFTPYGAVVSFSFRGHGASGGRSTVGDREVLDLAAAVRWARSHGHARVVTVGFSMGGSVVLRHAALYGARHGGRTEARGEVRTEVRTEVRTEAHMEAHTDAVVSVSAPARWYYRGTAPMRRLHWLVTRPEGRLVGRYGFRTRIHHRDWDPVPLSPVEAVPRIAPTPLLIVHGELDGYFPVDHPRMLADAAGDHGELWLEPGMGHAEHAADDGLLARIGDWAVGQSG; encoded by the coding sequence ATGAGCACTACTCCGGCAGGTCATGTGGCCCGATCCACCATTCGTCCGCACTCTGAGACGAGCAGAAGTACCCCTATACGGACGTTTCTGCACACCACCGATGGTGTGACGATCGATTCCGTATACGACCCGGGGGACGTCGTATACGACGCCTCGCGGCCACCTGCCCGTGACCTGGTGTTCGTGATCGCGCACGGCTTCACCGGCGATGTGGACCGGCCACACGTGCGACGGGTGGTGCGGGCCTTCACCCCGTACGGAGCCGTCGTCTCGTTCTCCTTCCGGGGCCACGGCGCCTCCGGCGGGCGGTCGACGGTCGGCGACCGGGAGGTGCTGGACCTGGCCGCGGCGGTGCGATGGGCCCGCTCGCACGGCCACGCGCGCGTGGTCACCGTCGGCTTCTCCATGGGCGGCTCGGTGGTGCTGCGGCACGCGGCGCTGTACGGGGCGCGGCATGGGGGGCGCACGGAAGCGCGCGGGGAGGTGCGTACGGAGGTGCGTACGGAGGTGCGTACGGAAGCCCATATGGAAGCTCATACGGATGCGGTGGTCTCCGTGAGTGCGCCGGCCCGTTGGTATTACCGGGGTACGGCCCCCATGCGGCGGCTCCACTGGCTGGTGACCCGCCCCGAGGGGCGCCTGGTCGGCCGCTACGGCTTCCGTACGCGGATCCACCACCGGGACTGGGACCCGGTCCCGCTGTCTCCCGTGGAGGCGGTGCCGAGGATCGCCCCGACACCCCTGCTGATCGTGCACGGCGAACTGGACGGCTACTTCCCGGTCGACCACCCGCGCATGCTGGCCGATGCCGCCGGTGACCACGGGGAACTCTGGCTGGAGCCCGGCATGGGCCACGCCGAGCACGCGGCCGACGACGGGCTGCTGGCGCGGATCGGGGACTGGGCTGTCGGACAGTCCGGCTAG
- a CDS encoding response regulator transcription factor, whose protein sequence is MSSLLLLTNALQPSTEVLPALGLLLHNVRVAPAEGPALVDTPGADAILIDGRRDLPQVRSLCQLLRSTGPGCPLILVVTEGGLAAVTADWGIDDVLLDTAGPAEVEARLRLAMGRQQIVNDDSPMEIRNGDLSVDEATYSAKLKGRVLDLTFKEFELLKYLAQHPGRVFTRAQLLQEVWGYDYFGGTRTVDVHVRRLRAKLGPEHESLIGTVRNVGYRFVTPEKGDRGVDEAKAKASQAKPEDADEAAALDSAEIAAEA, encoded by the coding sequence ATGAGTTCTCTGCTGCTCCTGACCAACGCTCTCCAGCCGTCCACGGAGGTGCTTCCCGCACTCGGTCTGCTGCTGCACAACGTGCGCGTAGCCCCGGCGGAAGGGCCTGCCCTCGTCGACACCCCGGGTGCCGACGCCATTCTGATCGACGGGCGCCGTGACCTGCCGCAGGTCCGCAGCCTGTGCCAGCTGCTGCGGTCCACCGGGCCCGGCTGTCCTCTCATCCTCGTCGTGACGGAGGGCGGGCTCGCCGCCGTCACCGCCGACTGGGGCATCGACGACGTCCTGCTGGACACCGCCGGACCGGCGGAGGTCGAGGCGCGCCTGCGCCTGGCCATGGGCCGCCAGCAGATCGTCAACGACGACTCCCCCATGGAGATCCGCAACGGCGACCTGTCGGTCGACGAGGCGACCTACTCCGCCAAGCTCAAGGGCCGGGTCCTCGACCTCACCTTCAAGGAGTTCGAGCTCCTGAAGTACCTCGCCCAGCACCCGGGCCGCGTCTTCACCCGCGCGCAGCTCCTCCAGGAGGTCTGGGGGTACGACTACTTCGGCGGCACCCGAACGGTCGACGTGCACGTACGACGGCTGCGCGCCAAGCTCGGACCCGAACACGAGTCGCTGATCGGGACCGTCCGGAACGTCGGTTATCGATTCGTTACGCCGGAGAAGGGCGACCGCGGCGTGGACGAGGCGAAGGCCAAGGCAAGCCAGGCAAAGCCGGAGGATGCGGACGAGGCGGCCGCTCTGGACAGCGCGGAGATCGCGGCCGAGGCATGA